From Amphritea atlantica, a single genomic window includes:
- a CDS encoding DUF599 domain-containing protein: MEQLIGFLHINWLNLLSLCWFLLCFKGYNAYTRKRARDTHCLASVMHNYRLEWMTRMLHREVRIADTAAIANLERSVSFFASSTMLILAGLMTVLGSTDKAIDIIGDIPFASHATKAEWELKLLVLIGLFVYAFLKFTWSLRQYGFTSVMIGGAPQPDDAAEPELKSHATRLAIMSSMAANNFNLGLRTYYFSLSVLAWFINPWLFMLMTTGVVVILYRREFNSSTLRQLVISRME, translated from the coding sequence ATGGAACAGCTGATCGGCTTTCTACACATAAACTGGCTTAACCTGTTGTCTCTGTGCTGGTTTCTGCTCTGTTTTAAGGGATATAACGCCTATACCCGCAAACGCGCCAGAGATACCCATTGTCTGGCCAGTGTCATGCACAACTATCGTCTCGAATGGATGACCCGGATGTTGCATCGGGAGGTTCGAATAGCCGATACGGCTGCGATTGCCAATCTGGAGCGTAGCGTATCATTTTTTGCCTCATCCACCATGCTTATTTTAGCGGGCCTGATGACAGTGCTGGGGTCAACAGACAAAGCGATCGATATTATCGGAGACATCCCCTTTGCCAGTCATGCAACCAAAGCAGAGTGGGAACTTAAACTGCTGGTGCTGATTGGTTTGTTTGTTTATGCGTTTCTGAAATTTACCTGGAGTCTGCGCCAGTATGGATTCACCTCTGTCATGATCGGCGGCGCGCCTCAGCCAGATGATGCGGCAGAGCCTGAACTGAAATCTCATGCGACGCGGCTGGCGATTATGAGTTCAATGGCGGCAAACAATTTTAATCTGGGGTTGCGCACCTACTATTTCAGTCTCTCTGTTCTGGCATGGTTTATTAACCCCTGGCTGTTTATGCTGATGACGACCGGAGTGGTTGTTATCCTCTATCGGCGGGAATTTAATTCCAGCACTCTGCGTCAGCTGGTGATCAGCCGGATGGAATAA
- a CDS encoding DMT family transporter, whose amino-acid sequence MSLAAAATKYTAGFVSIEQIVLAQYVICTVIMLPWLGRKGLTALKTEKPWLHLARGLSGWLCFYTYYLALNEIPLGEAALLRNAAPLMVPLLVLIWLKYRMPLLNWVPVMVGFIGIALVLKPEGSHFNPWHIAAVASAISLSVSIVTTRVLTLTEPTNRILFYYFALSALFSLPLAVSDWQPIPLISVPLMIAISLSIWCTMWLYTKAYSYAKATVIAPISYFGVLFAGLLGWLFWQQVPDMISIMGAALVISGGIGSVWLGREKN is encoded by the coding sequence ATGAGTCTGGCGGCGGCCGCAACCAAGTACACTGCAGGATTTGTGTCTATCGAACAGATTGTGCTGGCGCAATACGTCATCTGCACAGTGATTATGCTGCCCTGGCTGGGACGCAAAGGTCTCACGGCACTCAAGACCGAAAAGCCCTGGTTACATCTGGCCCGTGGCCTGTCCGGATGGCTCTGCTTCTATACTTACTATCTGGCACTGAATGAGATTCCACTGGGTGAGGCCGCATTGTTACGTAATGCGGCACCCTTAATGGTGCCACTACTGGTTTTAATCTGGCTCAAATACCGGATGCCGCTGTTGAATTGGGTGCCGGTCATGGTCGGTTTTATCGGAATAGCACTGGTACTCAAACCCGAAGGAAGCCACTTTAACCCATGGCACATTGCCGCTGTTGCTTCCGCTATTTCGCTATCGGTCTCGATCGTGACCACCCGGGTACTGACGCTGACAGAACCCACTAACCGTATCCTTTTTTACTATTTTGCGCTCTCCGCACTGTTCTCCCTGCCACTGGCAGTAAGCGACTGGCAACCGATACCGCTGATCAGCGTGCCCCTGATGATCGCTATCAGCCTGTCAATCTGGTGCACTATGTGGCTCTACACCAAAGCTTACAGTTATGCTAAGGCAACCGTGATTGCTCCGATCAGTTATTTTGGTGTCCTGTTTGCAGGACTGCTCGGCTGGCTTTTCTGGCAGCAGGTTCCTGATATGATCTCAATTATGGGTGCAGCACTGGTGATCAGTGGTGGTATCGGTTCGGTATGGCTAGGAAGGGAGAAAAACTGA
- a CDS encoding DUF3301 domain-containing protein: protein MYLDLGDLFWLTLIVLLLLHWWQSLKVKEIALKAASNHCRELDLQLLDQSVYLRGLWLKRDDNGKIRIWRSYLFEFTATGEDRARGRVILLGPRVTGITLDAHRI from the coding sequence ATGTATCTTGATCTGGGAGATCTGTTCTGGCTGACACTGATTGTGCTGCTTCTACTGCACTGGTGGCAGTCACTGAAAGTTAAAGAGATCGCTCTCAAAGCGGCCAGCAACCATTGCCGCGAACTGGACCTCCAGCTGCTGGACCAGAGTGTCTATCTGCGGGGGCTCTGGCTGAAGCGGGATGATAACGGCAAAATCAGAATCTGGCGCTCCTACCTGTTTGAGTTTACCGCGACCGGCGAAGACCGTGCCCGCGGCCGGGTTATCCTGCTGGGCCCCCGGGTTACCGGGATTACACTGGATGCTCATCGTATTTAG